In Spirosoma pollinicola, the genomic window TAGTTTACTACGTGCCAACAAGGATCTGGTTGCTAAAACGCCTAACCTGATTTTTGATCTTCGCGGCAATGGCGGAGGCACTGGCAGTACCAGTGAGGAAATGATCAACCTTATTTACACAAACCCAATCATCTATCCAGCCTGGGATTACCGGTCGAGTCCTGAACGAATTGAAAACCTTTTAAAGGAATTGGAGGGCTACAAAAAAGATACCGTGGCGAATGCTTTTTTCTATCAACGCGCCAAACGATTACTGGACGATATGAAAGCCAAACCGGGCGCTATGGTCCGGGAAGGAGAAGCCTTAACACGAACGGCTAACGTCGATCTGGCGGCTAACCCAAAACGAGTCGCTTTTTTGATTGATAAAGGCTGTGCCAGTTCTACAGAATTCCTTGTCTTTGAAGGTAAACAGAGTAAGAAAGTCACGCTGTTCGGGACAAATACACTTGGCGTAATGGATTATGGGAGTGACCAAAAATTTGATTTATGCGATGGTACGTTCAATCTGGCCGTACCCTGGGGACGTAATGGGTGGGTGCGCCAATATCGAATCGACAACATCGGATTTGCACCCGATGTGCGAATTCCCGCCAGCGAAACGGATTGGGTAGGATTTGTTCAACGATACTACCAAAAAATGAAGGCTGGGAAGAAATAGCGAGATGCTTCTCATGTGCAGGGAGTTGGTGTAGAATAAAAAACGTTACTCACTTCGCAAACTCTTCACCGGATTCACCAAAGCTGCTTTCACGCTCTGGAAACTCACCGTTAGCAACGCAATGCTCACGGACAGCACACCCGCCAGCACGAATATCCACCAGGCGATGTCGATTTTATACGCGAAGTCCTGTAGCCACTGGTTCATGACCCACCACGCCAGCGGACTGGCAATGACAATGGCAACACCTACCAGTTTTAAAAACTCGGTGGAGAGGAGAGCCACAATGCTGGCGACACTGGCCCCAAGCACTTTCCGAATGCCTATTTCTTTAGTGCGCTGGCCGACAATGTGCAATACCAGCCCATACAACCCCAGGCAGCAGATCAGGATGGCAATGCCCGTGAAGGCGTTAATGAGCCGGGCGATCAGGTTTTCAGTCTCGTAAAACTTCGCTACCTGATCGTCCAGAAACTGATATTCGAACACTTCGTCAGGATATATTTGTTGCCACGTTTGCCGAATGCGCTGAAGCGTCTGCACCGGATGCTGGCCCGTGATCCGGATTCCCGCCCGGGCATACCAATCGGCTTTGCTGGCAATTAAACACGGTCCTATCGCTTCCCGAAGCGATTTCTGATGGAAGTCCTTTACGATGCCTACAATGGGCAGGGGAACCGGAGAGTGATAGTACTGTAATTTTTTGCCGATTATCTGCCGTGAATCACTAAAGCCAAGCTGATGAGCGAGGGATTCATTGACGAGGTATTCGCGGATGGTGTCACTCTGCACGATGTTGCGTCCGGCAACCAGCGTCAATCCGTATGTAGGTACATAGTCGGCATCGGCCAGCCGTTCCCGAACGGGGAATGCCGACCATTCATTGCTGCCATTGAACTTGATGGAGCCGCCGTACATCTGGTCGCTGGCAGGTGGGCGATGGCTGAAACTGACCGATTGAATATCGGTATACTGGGAGAGTTTTTGTTTGAACGCTTCCAGACGCACCTGCTGGTTGACGGGCATCGTAACCACTACAATGTTGTCTTTCCGAAAACCCAAATCGGCCCGTTGTATGTATCGAATCTGATTCGCCACGACCAGCGAGCCAATAATTAATGCCTGACAAACGACAAACTGACTCACAACCAGCACCCGCCGAACCGTAAAGCCGCCCCCCGAGGCACCGGTAAGTTTACCTTTCAGTGCTGTCCAGGGCGAAATCCCCGATAGTACCGCAGCCGGATAGCCACCGGCAATCAGGACGATGCCCGCCAGCAGTAACCCGACGAAAAGGGTCGTCGGTCCGTCAAGCCGGAAGGCTAATGGTACTTGAACCCAGTCGGCGAAGAAGGGGAGTAGGATGGCAACCAGCAGCAGGGCCAGCGCGGCAGCGGCAAAAACGATCAGGCTCGTTTCCAGCAGAAACTGACCAATCAACTGACTCCGCGAACTGCCCAGCGTTTTGCGAACACCCACTTCTTTACCCCGCCGGAGCGCCTGTGCCGTAGCCAGATTGATGAAATTGATGCAGGCCGCCACAATCAGTAACACGCCGATGACGCCCAGCGACCAGATCAGGGAAGCCCGAATTGTCTCGCCACCCCGCTTTATGTCGGTGTGGATTTCCCGCAGCGGTTGAGCATGGAACTGGAACACCTTCGCATCGACTCCGTAATGCTTTTTAGCGAGCGCGGGAAATGATTGTTCCAGACTTGTAGCCGCTTGTGAATTTTTGAGGGTTGCGTAAACCCGGTTGGTGCTGTTCAGGAACCACCAGGTATTGACTTCATTTTTGGGGTCAAACTGCTTCAGGGTGGCTATGGAAATGAACAGCCCCAGATTGGTGTCGGTCATGGGCGGTGGGTCGGCCAGGACGCCCGTAATCGTGACATCGGTTTTGTTGTCGAGGGTCAGCGTTTGCCCGATTGGATTGGCAGTACCGAAGTATTTTTTCGCCCAGGTTTCGGTCAATACGGCACTGTTGGGGGCGCGTAGAGCTGTTTTAGGATTTCCCTGTAGCCACGTGTAATCCAGCACATCAAACCACTCCGGCTCTACTAGTCCTGTACCTTTGTGTTCCCGAAAGCGCAGCGGTGCCGATTGATCTGTATTGGGTTGTTTGACGCTAACGGTAAGCTCCCGATTCATCATTAAAAAAGCTGCCTGTTCTACTTGCGGATAGTCTTTCCGCAGGGCTTCTGCCAGGGGCATCGGCGACTCCGGATTATACTCAATAGACCCATCGTCGAGGTGCAGATCGGTATTGATTCGAACGATACGGTCGAGTTTCACGTGATGCCGGTCAATACTGATATGGTGGCGCAGGAACAGGAAAATGAGCAGCCCACCAGCCATGCCAACCGACAGGCCAACGATGTTTAAAATCGTATAACTGCGTTGCGAACGCAAGTTTCGAAGGGCGATTTTGAGGTAAAATTGAAGCATAGGTATTTCTTTGTAGAGCCGCAATCCCTTGCGGCTCCTATGCGTCAGCAATTGTTACACCATTAGGTGTGAAGGATTGCTGATGATATAACTATTGCTATCGCAACATATTGCTGACGCGAAGGAGACGCGAAGGGTCGCGTCTCTACTCGCTTCGTAAACTTTTCACCGGATTTGCCAATGCGGCTTTAATCGTTTGCGTGCTGACGATCAGTCCTGTTAATAGCGCTAAACAACCAGCTACCAGTGCAAACGGCCACCACGATAAATCGGTGCGGTATGCAAAATGTGTTAGCCAGCCACTTAATAGGTAATAGGCAAGGGGCCAGGCGATGACATTGGCGACTAGTAGAATCAGCACGAACTCCTTCATGAACAAATTGACGATGCCGAATGTCGACGAACCCAGCACTTTACGGATACCGATCTCTTTGGTACGCCGGGTCACGTTTAGCGAAACCAGTCCCAACACACCCAGCAACACGATGATCAATGCCAGTGTAGTGGCCAGTCGGGATGCCCGTTGAAGCTGTATTTCGGTCTTGTAGAGCTTCTGGAGCGTGTCGTCCATGAACGAATAATCGAAGGGCGCATCGGGAAACAACCGCGCCCATTCATTGCCTATGTCGGCTACCGTTTCGGGTAAGTTTCCTCCTGCCTGTTTGCCGGGTGCAATTCTAATGGATAAGTACCGATAAATAGGGTCTTTTCTGACGGGAATAAACACCAGCGGCCTGATGGTTTCCCGAAGCGAGCCAAAATGAAAATCGGTCAGGACACCCCCAATTCGAAAGGTACCGCCCCGAAACAGAACCTGCTGCCCCAATGCCTTTTCCGGACTGGTATAGCCCAATGCTTTCGTCGCCGATTCGTTCAGTACAACCGCCAGGGAGTCATAACTGCCGCCGTTGGCATGGAAAAACTGACCTGCTTTCAGGGTCAACCCATACGTTTGGGCATACCGTTCGTCGGTAGTGACTGAATTTGCCGTGATGGACTGTGTGCTGTCCTGCCCCTGCGCAAATAGACTGACGCTCCCGCTGCTTGCACCATCCGGAATCTCGAACGACAGGCTTACGCCATCCACACACGGAATGCGCGCCAGTTGGTTTCGTATGCCTTCCATTCGTTGCACACCTGCGGGCGACCAGTCGCGGGGAACGGATTTTATGGCCAAAATCTGGTCTTTCTGGTAGCCTAGATTCTTACTAAAAAAGTAGGCAACCTGGCGATTAATAACAACCGCGCCCACAAACACCAGAATGGCCACTGTGAACTGAAAGACGATCAACGTGCGACGAAAGCCAATACCGTTCTGGACGGAGGCTGCCAGCTTGCCAAACGAAGTCCGGCCTTTCAGTGAATCCACAGAAGGTAATCCCGATAGCACGAAAGCCGGATAACCGCCCGCGAGCAAACCAATGAGTAAGACCATACCGGTTAATGCCAAATAAGCATAGGGCGACCAATCCAGCAGCGACGGTATGGGCTTGTCCAGCATGGTAGCAAATACTGACCGAACGAGTTCGTAACAACCCAACGACAGCAAGGTAGCACCGACGGTTAGCAATAGAGATTCGATCAGAAATTGGGCAATCACCTGCTTCCTGAGGCCCCCTAGCACCTTCCGAACACCAATTTCCCGAAGCCGTGTCGCCGACATACCAATGGTTATATTGACGAAATTGACCACGGCCATCAGCAGAATAAACAACGCTATAATCGACAGCGTCAGCAGCATTTTTTCGACCAGACCGTTATCTGCTTTCAGATGAAAAGTACGCAACGGACTCAGGTAAGGCTGTAAATTTGCCTGAATATCGGAGGGAGCGTTCGTCTTCAGGGTTTGGGCGAAGGGGTGAATCAGTTGTTCCGCTGAGGTGCCTGGCTGTAATTCCAGGTAGGTGACAATACTCCGGTTCCCCCAGGCGTTCAGGCCGCTGGCATCGGAGAAATAGCCGAAGTTCCGCATGGAAACAAACAACTGCTCCCGTTGCTCGAACAAATGCGTGACACTATTGTCGGGTTGATCCTGATCGCTCAATACGCCCGTGATGGTAAAAACCTGTTTGCCAGCCCCCGGCGTTTGTATGGTCAGTTGCCGCCGAAGCACATTCGTTTCATTGAAATATTTTTGGGCCAACGCGCTTGTAATCACGACCGTATTGGGTTCGCTAAGCGCCGTTTTTGGATCGCCGTAAGCCAATGGAAAACCAAACATAGACAGCAGGGTCGAGTCCCCGATCTGCATCGACTCCCGAAAGTGATTCTGCCCGCTGGACACGATGGTCGTCACGCCATAGGTGCGGTAATAACCAGCTATCAGATTGGGATATAGCTGCTTAAGTGCTGGCCCCATAGGAGCCAGTGAGCCCATCTCACTGCCCATGTCGGGCACCTTCCAGCGGCTTTGCAACAGGTATTGCCGGTTGGCATGCCGCAGTGTTTTGTTTATCGCCAGCTCACCCTGAATGTAGCTGCCTATCAGCAACAGAAACGTAATCCCGACCGTTAGGCCGAGGAGCGTTACAAGCGCGTAGAACCGCCTTCGGGCAAGGTTGCGCAGGGCTATTTTTAAGTAGTTCTGTAGCATAAATGTAGAGCTGCAACCGGTAGACTGGCCCTTGCGGCTTTGTTCGCATTACAGACAAGTCCTGGCCGAAACGAGCCGTTTACGGGGCTGAGATGCAATTGACAATGGATAAGAGTTTACTGCCGTGAAGGTATTGAGGAATGTGATTGGTTCGCGCTTTGGCTTGATTAGCAACCCGTTAAAAAATGTTAAGCTTTTTTAGTGGCACAAAAAAAGTCCGCAGATAGATGATGAGCACCTACCTACGGACAACCGCTCTCCCTTTATCATAAAGCCGCTGAACGGGCCAACTGGCTTGCCTTAGTTCGGAATCAAACCGTGCGGGTCGATCACGAATTTCTTGGCGGCACCTTTATCAAAATCCTGGTAGCCTTGTGGGGCTTTATCCAGGCTAATGACTTCTACATTAACGGCTTTGGCAATCTGTATTTTGTCATACAAAATGGCATTCATCAATTGCCGGTGGTACTTCATCACTGGACATTGGCCCGTATAGAACGAGTGCGATTTAGCCCAGCCCAGGCCAATACGAATGGATAGGTTACCCTCTTTGGCGGCCTCTGTCGATGCACCGGGGTCGCCCGTTACATACAGCCCCGGAATACCAATGGCACCGCCCGCGCGGGTGACGGTCATAGCTGCATTGAGCACGGTTGCGGGTTGTTCCTTGCCCGCATCCGAGCCGTGGCCGTGGGCTTCGAAGCCAACACAGTCAACGGCAGAGTCGACTTCGGGGACGCCAATGATCTCGGCGATCTGATCGGCAAGGGGCGTGTCTTTGCGTAAGTCGATCGTTTCGCAGCCGAAGCTTTTTGCCTGTGCCAGCCGCTCGGGAATCATGTCGCCAACGATAACGACGGCAGCTCCCAGCAAATGGCAGGAGGCCGCACAGGCCAGCCCAACCGGACCCGCCCCGGCTACGTAGACAATAGAACCCGGCCCAACGCCCGCCGTAACGGCACCGTGATAACCCGTCGGAAAAATGTCGGAAAGCAGGGTCAAATCCCGGATTTTGGCCATTGCCTGATCTTTATCCGGAAATTTCAACAGATTAAAATCGGCGTAGGGCACCATCACATATTCGGCTTGCCCGCCAACCCAGCCACCCATGTCAACGTAGCCATAAGCCGCACCGGGTCGGGCCGGGTTAACATTCAGGCAAATGCCCGTTTGGCCGACTTTGCAGTTCCGGCATCGTCCGCAGGCAATATTGAACGGCACCGATACCAGATCGCCTTCCTTGATAAACTCCACATCGCGCCCGGCCTCAATAACAAGCCCCGTTATTTCGTGGCCCAGAACCAAACCAGCAGGGGCCGTTGTGCGACCTCGAACCATGTGCTGGTCGCTCCCGCAAATGTTTGTCGAAACAATTTGCAAAATGACCCCGTGATGGCATTTTCGGTCGCCAATAGCCAGTTTCGGGTATTCGATAGACTGTACTTCAACCACGCCGGGTTTTATGTAGGCGACACCATGGTTCTGACACATATTACTGAGGTTTATAGGGTTAAGGAGAATAGATGTTAGCTGATGGCATCGACACCCGCCTGAGCAACGGCATGGTCGTTTTCGACGGTACTGCCCGATACGCCAATGGCCCCAATGACAGTGCCATCTGCACCGTTGATGGGAATACCGCCCGGAAATGTAATCAGCCCGCCGTTGGAGTGCTCGATGTTGTACAATGAGCCACCCGGCTGCGATAGTTTGCCAATTTCGCCGGTTGGCATATCGAAGTAGCGGGCTGTTTTGGCTTTCTTTTGGGAAATGTCGATCGAGCCCAGCCAGGCCCCATCCATATGGACAAAGGCCGTTAAATTGGCGCCAGCGTCAACAATGGCAATGTTCATCAGTGTGCCTAATTCTACCGCTTTTTCTTTGGCCGCTTTCACAGCTGCTTCAGCTTTTTC contains:
- a CDS encoding ABC transporter permease, encoding MLQFYLKIALRNLRSQRSYTILNIVGLSVGMAGGLLIFLFLRHHISIDRHHVKLDRIVRINTDLHLDDGSIEYNPESPMPLAEALRKDYPQVEQAAFLMMNRELTVSVKQPNTDQSAPLRFREHKGTGLVEPEWFDVLDYTWLQGNPKTALRAPNSAVLTETWAKKYFGTANPIGQTLTLDNKTDVTITGVLADPPPMTDTNLGLFISIATLKQFDPKNEVNTWWFLNSTNRVYATLKNSQAATSLEQSFPALAKKHYGVDAKVFQFHAQPLREIHTDIKRGGETIRASLIWSLGVIGVLLIVAACINFINLATAQALRRGKEVGVRKTLGSSRSQLIGQFLLETSLIVFAAAALALLLVAILLPFFADWVQVPLAFRLDGPTTLFVGLLLAGIVLIAGGYPAAVLSGISPWTALKGKLTGASGGGFTVRRVLVVSQFVVCQALIIGSLVVANQIRYIQRADLGFRKDNIVVVTMPVNQQVRLEAFKQKLSQYTDIQSVSFSHRPPASDQMYGGSIKFNGSNEWSAFPVRERLADADYVPTYGLTLVAGRNIVQSDTIREYLVNESLAHQLGFSDSRQIIGKKLQYYHSPVPLPIVGIVKDFHQKSLREAIGPCLIASKADWYARAGIRITGQHPVQTLQRIRQTWQQIYPDEVFEYQFLDDQVAKFYETENLIARLINAFTGIAILICCLGLYGLVLHIVGQRTKEIGIRKVLGASVASIVALLSTEFLKLVGVAIVIASPLAWWVMNQWLQDFAYKIDIAWWIFVLAGVLSVSIALLTVSFQSVKAALVNPVKSLRSE
- a CDS encoding GlcG/HbpS family heme-binding protein, translating into MSMTLEKAEAAVKAAKEKAVELGTLMNIAIVDAGANLTAFVHMDGAWLGSIDISQKKAKTARYFDMPTGEIGKLSQPGGSLYNIEHSNGGLITFPGGIPINGADGTVIGAIGVSGSTVENDHAVAQAGVDAIS
- the fdhA gene encoding formaldehyde dehydrogenase, glutathione-independent, whose protein sequence is MCQNHGVAYIKPGVVEVQSIEYPKLAIGDRKCHHGVILQIVSTNICGSDQHMVRGRTTAPAGLVLGHEITGLVIEAGRDVEFIKEGDLVSVPFNIACGRCRNCKVGQTGICLNVNPARPGAAYGYVDMGGWVGGQAEYVMVPYADFNLLKFPDKDQAMAKIRDLTLLSDIFPTGYHGAVTAGVGPGSIVYVAGAGPVGLACAASCHLLGAAVVIVGDMIPERLAQAKSFGCETIDLRKDTPLADQIAEIIGVPEVDSAVDCVGFEAHGHGSDAGKEQPATVLNAAMTVTRAGGAIGIPGLYVTGDPGASTEAAKEGNLSIRIGLGWAKSHSFYTGQCPVMKYHRQLMNAILYDKIQIAKAVNVEVISLDKAPQGYQDFDKGAAKKFVIDPHGLIPN
- a CDS encoding S41 family peptidase, with product MFQRIRIVVTLFSCLLTGVSLAQTERKLSSTCACSTVLEETIDKVSRIYAGFDDKVNAQTKPQYDRLLQLVRQQAKQTDAQAACLATLRTYTSFFKDSHVAIIWNKSGAKAVLYSEAVKDRSDLVEFKQLNSDYIYLKLALFNQREVDKLDSLLRANKDLVAKTPNLIFDLRGNGGGTGSTSEEMINLIYTNPIIYPAWDYRSSPERIENLLKELEGYKKDTVANAFFYQRAKRLLDDMKAKPGAMVREGEALTRTANVDLAANPKRVAFLIDKGCASSTEFLVFEGKQSKKVTLFGTNTLGVMDYGSDQKFDLCDGTFNLAVPWGRNGWVRQYRIDNIGFAPDVRIPASETDWVGFVQRYYQKMKAGKK
- a CDS encoding ABC transporter permease, with translation MLQNYLKIALRNLARRRFYALVTLLGLTVGITFLLLIGSYIQGELAINKTLRHANRQYLLQSRWKVPDMGSEMGSLAPMGPALKQLYPNLIAGYYRTYGVTTIVSSGQNHFRESMQIGDSTLLSMFGFPLAYGDPKTALSEPNTVVITSALAQKYFNETNVLRRQLTIQTPGAGKQVFTITGVLSDQDQPDNSVTHLFEQREQLFVSMRNFGYFSDASGLNAWGNRSIVTYLELQPGTSAEQLIHPFAQTLKTNAPSDIQANLQPYLSPLRTFHLKADNGLVEKMLLTLSIIALFILLMAVVNFVNITIGMSATRLREIGVRKVLGGLRKQVIAQFLIESLLLTVGATLLSLGCYELVRSVFATMLDKPIPSLLDWSPYAYLALTGMVLLIGLLAGGYPAFVLSGLPSVDSLKGRTSFGKLAASVQNGIGFRRTLIVFQFTVAILVFVGAVVINRQVAYFFSKNLGYQKDQILAIKSVPRDWSPAGVQRMEGIRNQLARIPCVDGVSLSFEIPDGASSGSVSLFAQGQDSTQSITANSVTTDERYAQTYGLTLKAGQFFHANGGSYDSLAVVLNESATKALGYTSPEKALGQQVLFRGGTFRIGGVLTDFHFGSLRETIRPLVFIPVRKDPIYRYLSIRIAPGKQAGGNLPETVADIGNEWARLFPDAPFDYSFMDDTLQKLYKTEIQLQRASRLATTLALIIVLLGVLGLVSLNVTRRTKEIGIRKVLGSSTFGIVNLFMKEFVLILLVANVIAWPLAYYLLSGWLTHFAYRTDLSWWPFALVAGCLALLTGLIVSTQTIKAALANPVKSLRSE